A genomic window from Candidatus Krumholzibacteriota bacterium includes:
- a CDS encoding reductive dehalogenase, with translation MTAIPTYTIEGEISRFDERDTVFSREALVEGSVEEVEYHLVHPEKIEIDRRLARFIRAKMERSSDTDEIARAIYESQFIPSAALALPDMVDGLPAREKARWNPEEAKEKIREFALFLGADDVRIGPLKKEWVYSHRGSRPFFNGGYANPPYFEGIPENYQGARYGERIELDHNCAISMAFRQSKAMIDTGSSRAVDLETGRIYARSVLVSVQLARFIRALGYPARAHHLRNYCILAVPVAVDAGIGELARSGYLVSRRLGANFRLSTVTTAMPLEFDEPVDLGIQDFCDKCKKCAVNCPSGAISRGEKIVVRGIRKWQIDPEACLKYWGHTGYTCSICQSVCPWTKPPTLFHRMIASAAVNLPWIRRALVLGDDIVYGAKFRPAPVPEWLRDPGD, from the coding sequence ATGACGGCGATACCGACATACACGATCGAGGGGGAGATATCGAGGTTCGACGAGAGGGATACCGTCTTCTCGCGCGAGGCGCTTGTGGAAGGAAGCGTCGAGGAAGTCGAATACCATCTTGTCCATCCCGAAAAGATCGAGATCGACAGGCGACTTGCCCGTTTTATCAGGGCTAAGATGGAAAGGTCGTCCGACACAGATGAGATCGCCAGGGCTATCTATGAATCGCAGTTCATACCCTCAGCGGCGCTTGCTCTTCCAGACATGGTCGATGGCCTTCCCGCGAGGGAAAAGGCCAGATGGAATCCTGAAGAGGCGAAAGAAAAGATCAGGGAATTCGCACTGTTTCTCGGAGCTGACGATGTGCGTATCGGGCCCCTGAAAAAGGAATGGGTCTATTCGCACAGGGGGTCGAGGCCTTTTTTTAACGGGGGATACGCCAACCCCCCATACTTCGAGGGTATTCCGGAGAATTACCAGGGGGCAAGGTATGGAGAGCGGATAGAACTGGATCATAACTGCGCTATTTCAATGGCTTTCCGGCAGTCGAAGGCGATGATCGATACCGGGTCGAGCCGCGCTGTCGATCTTGAGACGGGCAGAATATATGCCAGGTCGGTCCTCGTCTCCGTGCAGCTTGCCAGGTTCATAAGGGCGCTTGGATACCCCGCGCGTGCGCACCACCTCAGGAATTACTGCATCCTGGCTGTGCCCGTAGCGGTAGATGCCGGTATCGGAGAGCTGGCCAGGTCGGGGTATCTTGTAAGCAGGAGGCTGGGGGCCAATTTCCGGCTTTCGACCGTCACGACCGCGATGCCTCTCGAATTCGACGAACCGGTCGATCTTGGAATACAGGATTTTTGCGATAAATGTAAAAAATGCGCCGTGAACTGTCCCTCGGGGGCGATCTCGCGCGGAGAGAAGATCGTTGTAAGGGGGATCCGAAAATGGCAGATAGACCCCGAGGCGTGTCTTAAGTACTGGGGTCATACCGGGTATACCTGTTCGATCTGCCAGTCGGTATGTCCCTGGACGAAACCACCGACCCTCTTTCACAGGATGATCGCTTCGGCGGCTGTCAATCTGCCGTGGATAAGGAGAGCCCTGGTCCTCGGAGATGATATTGTATATGGAGCAAAGTTCAGGCCGGCCCCTGTTCCGGAGTGGCTCCGCGATCCCGGTGACTGA
- the iorA gene encoding indolepyruvate ferredoxin oxidoreductase subunit alpha, which yields MEMLLSGNQAIARGMYEYGGEFASAYPGTPSTEILETIARFFKDDVYAEWAINEKVALEVAVGASYGGARSLAAMKHVGLNVAADPFMTLSYTGVNAGLVIISADDPSLHSSQNEQDNRFYGKFASIPVLEPSTSQEAKDFVKYSFEISEEFDTPVLLRVTTRICHSKGLVSIGERETVEKGGFVPDIEKYVMVPAHAIKRHRLVIERLEKLKAYAEKTDLNRIEWKDKKIGIVTGSVAYQYAREAMPEASILKLGMGFPLPMEKIRAFAAEVDQLFVVEELESFYEEMIAAAGIKVEGKKYFSNFMELNIDRVREGFVKAGVLDSSVLKSIPETEAVLPRPPVLCSGCPHRGLMVALKKIGVYTTGDIGCYTLGGLPPLSQIHTCLCMGASIGHAFGIEKAGKTEKKAVALLGDSTFLHSGITGLASAVFNKSTITVVIADNGITAMTGGQDNPATLKTLMGEKTKPVDLVKLCESLGVEHVRTVDPYDLDETVSVLKEEVDRDDLSVVITTRPCMLFPSKIRDIPYTVVTDKCIACHACFRVGCPSISAAPETNEKGKHKSLIDTTTCTGCTICAQVCPVGAIVKV from the coding sequence ATGGAAATGCTGCTTTCCGGAAACCAGGCGATAGCCCGCGGCATGTACGAGTACGGCGGCGAGTTCGCCTCTGCATATCCCGGAACACCGAGCACCGAGATCCTAGAGACGATCGCGCGGTTTTTTAAGGACGACGTCTATGCCGAATGGGCGATAAATGAAAAGGTAGCTCTCGAAGTCGCTGTCGGAGCAAGTTACGGCGGCGCCAGGTCCCTTGCCGCGATGAAGCATGTCGGCCTTAACGTCGCGGCCGATCCTTTTATGACTCTTTCATATACAGGCGTCAATGCCGGCCTTGTAATAATCTCTGCAGACGATCCGAGCCTGCATTCATCGCAGAACGAGCAGGATAACAGGTTCTATGGAAAATTCGCCTCGATCCCCGTTCTCGAACCGTCGACAAGCCAGGAAGCAAAGGATTTCGTAAAGTACTCGTTCGAGATAAGCGAAGAGTTCGACACTCCGGTCCTCCTGAGAGTCACGACCCGTATCTGCCATTCGAAGGGTCTCGTCTCCATAGGAGAGCGGGAAACGGTGGAAAAGGGAGGTTTTGTACCAGATATTGAAAAATATGTAATGGTCCCCGCACACGCGATCAAAAGGCACAGACTCGTTATCGAACGGCTGGAAAAACTCAAGGCTTACGCCGAAAAGACCGACCTCAACCGGATAGAATGGAAAGACAAGAAAATCGGGATCGTGACGGGAAGCGTCGCCTACCAGTACGCCCGCGAAGCGATGCCTGAAGCGAGCATACTCAAACTCGGCATGGGATTCCCTCTTCCTATGGAGAAGATAAGGGCTTTTGCCGCTGAAGTAGACCAGCTTTTCGTTGTTGAAGAACTCGAATCGTTCTACGAAGAGATGATCGCGGCTGCGGGAATAAAAGTCGAAGGTAAAAAATATTTCTCAAACTTTATGGAACTCAATATTGACAGGGTCCGGGAAGGGTTCGTAAAGGCCGGTGTACTCGACAGTTCCGTTCTCAAATCGATTCCGGAGACGGAAGCTGTCCTTCCAAGGCCGCCGGTACTCTGTTCGGGCTGCCCGCACAGGGGCCTTATGGTGGCTCTTAAAAAGATAGGCGTCTACACTACCGGAGATATCGGATGTTATACCCTTGGAGGGCTGCCCCCGCTGAGCCAGATACACACATGCCTCTGCATGGGAGCCTCCATCGGTCACGCCTTCGGTATCGAGAAAGCGGGAAAGACCGAAAAGAAAGCTGTCGCCCTTCTCGGAGACAGCACATTCCTTCATTCCGGCATTACCGGCCTGGCCAGCGCCGTCTTTAACAAGAGCACGATCACTGTCGTGATCGCCGATAATGGGATAACGGCAATGACCGGGGGCCAGGACAATCCAGCGACGCTCAAGACTCTTATGGGTGAAAAGACCAAACCTGTCGATCTGGTGAAGCTCTGCGAATCCCTCGGCGTTGAACATGTAAGGACTGTCGATCCCTATGACCTCGATGAGACGGTATCGGTCCTGAAGGAAGAAGTGGATCGCGATGACCTTTCGGTGGTAATAACGACAAGGCCTTGCATGCTCTTCCCTTCGAAGATCAGGGATATCCCTTACACGGTAGTGACTGATAAATGTATAGCATGTCATGCCTGTTTCAGGGTCGGCTGCCCCTCGATCTCAGCCGCTCCGGAGACTAACGAGAAGGGTAAGCATAAATCGTTGATAGACACGACCACCTGCACCGGATGTACTATCTGCGCCCAGGTATGCCCTGTCGGAGCTATAGTCAAGGTC